The following are from one region of the Rhizobacter sp. AJA081-3 genome:
- a CDS encoding bifunctional diguanylate cyclase/phosphodiesterase, whose product MTKRAVQEDDDLPRQPKVLLVDDDEVNLLLTSIALRERGFDITEANGGEQAIRMLADWLPDVVVLDALMPGLDGFETCRELRHLPGFESLPVLMLTGLDDDASITRAYEAGATDFFVKSTQWSLLAGRLRYLLRSARTRQELERNKSRLARAQDLARMGSFDWKRGDGGPIFSPEGLRVFGLAPDESLPFRTLLRMLPDEDRSGLLTVLREVLKHSSVLATDVPVTLLDGRQRIVHVEAEPEFNEHGNLIGYTGIVQDVTDRRMAEDKIKHLANFDGLTGLPNRRQLIWRTERALEHARRLGHQVALLLIDLDRFKVINDTLGHGAGDELLMEVSRRLRSCVRHSDQVMESSLEAMGSRSHRTLEAVGRLGGDEFVALLPEVADERDAERVAKRILDLMREPIFVGGQECFVTASVGIALYPRDGATMADVLRNADVAMYAVKSSGRNSSSLYSPALAGKGREKLELESALHKAIERNELVLHYQPKIDVRGARMVGAEALMRWQRGGVLVPPADFIPLAEETGLIIPLSEWAIREAARQARVWQDSFGFADSIAVNLPNRLFERTDLVEHIHNAVTTYGVPHHAIQLEITETGLMKDLQNVIPSLHRLNEIGVEISIDDFGTGYSSLAYLTTLPISELKIDRSFVRDLGMTPQSSAVVTAIIALARSLGLRVIAEGVENLRQMEVLHRLGCGIMQGYLFSRPQPPEDIETWLQQTVLPRKAPWIGKAGEMVDLADALRPADPRETRIKPVG is encoded by the coding sequence ATGACCAAGCGCGCGGTTCAGGAAGACGACGATCTGCCCCGGCAGCCCAAGGTGCTGCTGGTGGATGACGACGAGGTCAACCTCCTGCTGACCTCGATCGCCCTGCGCGAGCGCGGCTTCGACATCACCGAGGCCAACGGCGGAGAGCAGGCGATCCGCATGCTGGCCGACTGGCTGCCCGACGTCGTCGTGCTCGACGCGCTGATGCCCGGCCTCGACGGCTTCGAGACCTGCCGCGAGCTGCGCCATCTGCCCGGTTTCGAGTCGCTGCCGGTGCTGATGCTCACTGGCCTGGACGACGATGCCTCGATCACCCGCGCCTACGAGGCCGGCGCCACCGACTTCTTCGTCAAATCCACCCAATGGAGCCTGCTCGCCGGCCGGCTGCGCTACCTGCTGCGCTCGGCGCGCACCCGCCAGGAGCTCGAGCGCAACAAGTCGCGGCTGGCACGCGCCCAGGATCTGGCGCGCATGGGCAGCTTCGACTGGAAGCGCGGCGACGGCGGGCCGATCTTCTCGCCCGAGGGCCTGCGCGTGTTCGGGCTGGCGCCCGACGAATCGCTGCCGTTCCGCACCCTGCTGCGCATGCTGCCGGATGAAGACCGCAGCGGCCTGCTGACGGTGCTGCGCGAGGTGCTCAAGCACAGCTCGGTGCTCGCCACCGACGTGCCGGTCACGCTGCTCGACGGCCGCCAGCGCATCGTTCACGTCGAGGCCGAGCCCGAGTTCAACGAGCACGGCAACCTGATCGGCTACACCGGCATCGTGCAGGACGTGACCGACCGGCGCATGGCCGAGGACAAGATCAAGCATCTGGCCAACTTCGACGGTCTCACGGGCCTGCCGAACCGGCGCCAGCTGATCTGGCGCACCGAACGCGCGCTCGAGCATGCGCGGCGACTGGGCCACCAGGTGGCGCTGCTGCTGATCGACCTGGACCGATTCAAGGTCATCAACGACACGCTGGGCCATGGTGCCGGCGACGAGCTGCTGATGGAGGTGTCGCGCCGGCTGCGCTCCTGCGTGCGCCACTCCGACCAGGTGATGGAAAGCTCGCTCGAGGCGATGGGCTCGCGCTCGCACCGCACGCTCGAGGCGGTGGGCCGCCTGGGCGGCGACGAGTTCGTGGCGCTGCTGCCGGAAGTGGCCGACGAGCGCGATGCCGAACGCGTGGCCAAGCGCATCCTGGATCTGATGCGCGAGCCGATCTTCGTTGGCGGGCAGGAATGTTTCGTCACCGCTAGCGTGGGCATCGCGCTGTACCCGCGCGACGGCGCCACCATGGCCGACGTGCTGCGCAATGCCGACGTGGCGATGTACGCGGTGAAGTCCAGCGGCCGCAACAGCTCGTCGCTGTACAGCCCGGCACTGGCCGGCAAGGGCCGCGAGAAGCTCGAGCTCGAGAGCGCGCTCCACAAGGCGATCGAGCGCAACGAGCTGGTGCTGCACTACCAGCCGAAGATCGACGTGCGCGGTGCGCGCATGGTCGGTGCCGAGGCGCTGATGCGCTGGCAGCGCGGTGGCGTGCTGGTGCCACCGGCCGACTTCATCCCGCTGGCCGAGGAAACCGGCCTGATCATCCCGCTGTCGGAATGGGCGATCCGCGAGGCGGCGCGCCAGGCGCGCGTCTGGCAGGACAGCTTCGGCTTTGCCGACTCGATCGCGGTGAACCTGCCGAACCGGCTGTTCGAGCGCACCGACCTGGTCGAGCACATCCACAACGCGGTCACCACCTACGGCGTGCCGCACCACGCGATCCAGCTCGAGATCACCGAGACAGGCCTGATGAAGGACCTGCAGAACGTGATCCCGTCGCTGCACCGGCTCAACGAGATCGGTGTCGAGATCTCGATCGACGATTTCGGCACCGGCTACTCGTCGCTGGCCTACCTGACCACGCTGCCGATCAGCGAGCTGAAGATCGACCGCAGCTTCGTGCGCGACCTGGGCATGACGCCGCAGAGTTCGGCGGTGGTCACCGCGATCATCGCGCTGGCCCGCTCGCTCGGCCTGCGCGTGATCGCCGAGGGCGTGGAGAACCTGCGCCAGATGGAGGTGCTGCACCGCCTGGGCTGCGGGATCATGCAGGGCTACCTGTTCAGCCGGCCGCAGCCGCCGGAGGACATCGAGACCTGGCTGCAGCAGACCGTGCTGCCGCGCAAGGCGCCGTGGATCGGCAAGGCCGGCGAGATGGTCGACCTGGCCGACGCGCTGCGGCCGGCCGACCCGCGCGAAACCCGCATCAAGCCGGTCGGCTGA
- a CDS encoding diguanylate cyclase, whose translation MSTTESNRTTAARPGAETLPAQIAKAALRRLVLDKQEPTPENYARAYAQESGEASPAAADGAALATLIGKLVRGVERGGRHWTSARRKDSLQRVLESSRSDAKRLQQRLTQLAASWDADTPDAGVETEPAPLDALETPAAPADVAPVVAPISLNLGDERPWGRVVGTLGGTTRQALPPNDDAAAQLSQALAGLVERIGSEGASAPLAEELDTMCRRAGIVLQHRHHLVDQLGALCQELTASLTDLAEDDSWAKGQCEAMRVKLDEGLTARGVRAVNELLRDTRERQGALRAEREKARDALKSLINRMLSELGELGSQTGRFHESVGRYADVIEKADSLESLAGVVREMVEETRTVQVLVQQTQGRLQEEHAKASELTQRVGELEGELRRLSSEVSTDQLTQVANRRGLLQAFEAERARVERGAAGLAVGLLDIDNFKRLNDELGHAAGDVALRSLAEVVSKTLRPSDLVARYGGEEFVVLLPETPIDEGQQILTRLQRSLSGGLFMHEDKTIFVTFSAGVTDYRPGETIEAALERADQALYEAKRTGKNRTCIG comes from the coding sequence GTGAGCACGACGGAATCGAACCGCACCACGGCGGCACGCCCGGGTGCCGAGACCCTGCCGGCCCAGATCGCCAAGGCGGCCCTGCGCCGCCTCGTGCTCGACAAGCAGGAGCCGACCCCGGAGAACTATGCCCGCGCCTATGCGCAGGAATCCGGCGAGGCTTCCCCGGCGGCGGCCGACGGCGCGGCGCTGGCGACCCTGATCGGCAAGCTCGTGCGCGGCGTCGAACGTGGCGGGCGCCACTGGACGTCCGCGCGGCGCAAGGACAGCCTGCAGCGGGTGCTCGAAAGCAGCCGCAGCGACGCGAAGCGCCTGCAGCAGCGGCTGACGCAGCTTGCGGCGAGCTGGGACGCCGACACTCCGGATGCCGGCGTCGAGACCGAGCCGGCGCCACTGGACGCACTGGAAACACCCGCAGCGCCCGCCGACGTGGCCCCGGTTGTGGCGCCGATCTCGCTGAACCTCGGCGACGAACGGCCCTGGGGCCGCGTCGTCGGCACGCTGGGCGGCACGACGCGCCAGGCGCTTCCGCCGAACGACGACGCGGCGGCGCAGCTGTCGCAGGCGCTCGCGGGCCTGGTCGAGCGCATCGGCAGCGAAGGTGCTTCGGCGCCGCTGGCCGAGGAGCTCGACACGATGTGCCGGCGTGCCGGCATCGTGCTGCAGCACCGCCACCACCTGGTCGATCAGCTCGGTGCGCTGTGCCAGGAGCTGACCGCCAGCCTGACCGACCTGGCCGAGGACGACAGCTGGGCCAAGGGCCAGTGCGAGGCCATGCGCGTCAAGCTCGACGAGGGCCTCACCGCCCGCGGCGTGCGCGCCGTCAACGAACTGCTGCGCGACACCCGCGAGCGCCAGGGTGCGCTGCGCGCCGAGCGAGAGAAGGCGCGGGATGCACTCAAGTCGCTGATCAACCGCATGCTCAGCGAACTGGGTGAGCTCGGCTCGCAGACCGGCCGCTTCCACGAAAGCGTGGGGCGCTATGCCGACGTGATCGAGAAGGCCGATTCGCTGGAGAGCCTGGCCGGCGTGGTGCGCGAGATGGTCGAGGAGACCCGCACGGTGCAGGTGCTGGTGCAGCAGACTCAGGGGCGCCTGCAGGAAGAGCACGCGAAGGCCAGCGAGCTGACGCAGCGCGTGGGTGAACTCGAAGGCGAGTTGCGCCGCCTGTCCAGCGAAGTGTCGACCGACCAGCTCACGCAGGTGGCGAATCGCCGCGGCCTGCTGCAGGCCTTCGAGGCCGAGCGAGCGCGTGTCGAGCGCGGTGCGGCCGGGCTGGCCGTGGGCTTGCTCGACATCGACAACTTCAAGCGCCTGAACGACGAACTCGGCCACGCCGCCGGCGACGTGGCCCTGCGGTCGCTGGCCGAGGTGGTGAGCAAGACACTGCGGCCCTCCGACCTGGTGGCACGCTACGGCGGCGAGGAGTTCGTCGTGTTGCTGCCCGAGACGCCGATCGACGAGGGCCAGCAGATCCTCACGCGCCTGCAGCGCTCGCTGTCGGGCGGCTTGTTCATGCACGAGGACAAGACGATCTTCGTGACCTTCTCGGCCGGGGTCACAGACTACCGGCCGGGCGAGACCATCGAGGCGGCGCTGGAGCGCGCCGACCAGGCCCTCTACGAGGCCAAGCGCACGGGCAAGAACCGAACCTGCATCGGCTGA
- a CDS encoding glutamine--tRNA ligase/YqeY domain fusion protein: MSSAPADDSPKSSNFLRQIVERDLEQGTYGGRRFAGSPGDAAHHAAAAIDPARIRTRFPPEPNGYLHIGHAKSITLNFGLASEYGGVCHMRFDDTNPEKEEQEYVDSILDAVQWLGFGWTANGVDHLYYASNYFDFMYRAAEALIGAGLAYVDEQTPDQMRANRGDFNTPGTASPFRDRTPEENLARFREMRDGKHADGAMVLRARIDMSSPNINLRDPAIYRIKHAEHHNTGNRWCIYPMYTFAHPIEDALEQITHSICTLEFEDQRPFYDWLLDTLANLGLLAQPRPHQYEFARLNVTYVITSKRKLKQLVDEKIVDGWDDPRMPTIVGLRRRGYTPEAIRLMCERAGTSKAGGWTDYASLDIALRDDLEGKAARAMAVLDPIRLTLSNWSEVFGAAPSEACLAPAHPQRPELGERRFGLGPQVWIERDDFAEVPPKGFFRLFPGNKVRLKYGVVVECTGCVKNDSGEIVEVLAAVVPDTRSGTPGADKVKVKGTITWVGVHDAAPVELRLYDRLFTEPQPDAGGRDFKASLNPASKRVVRGVVEPSLAGLAADTRVQFERHGYFVTDRVDHRADTPVFNRITGLKDTWAK; this comes from the coding sequence ATGAGTTCCGCTCCCGCCGACGACAGCCCCAAGTCCAGCAACTTCCTGCGCCAGATCGTCGAGCGCGACCTCGAACAAGGCACCTACGGCGGCCGCCGCTTCGCCGGTTCTCCCGGCGATGCGGCCCACCACGCGGCGGCGGCCATCGATCCGGCGCGCATCCGAACGCGCTTTCCGCCCGAGCCCAACGGCTACCTGCACATCGGCCACGCGAAGAGCATCACGCTGAACTTCGGACTCGCATCGGAGTACGGCGGCGTGTGCCACATGCGCTTCGACGACACCAACCCCGAGAAGGAAGAGCAGGAGTACGTCGACTCCATCCTCGACGCGGTGCAGTGGCTGGGCTTCGGCTGGACGGCGAACGGCGTCGACCACCTCTACTACGCCAGCAACTACTTCGACTTCATGTACCGCGCCGCCGAGGCGCTGATTGGCGCGGGCCTCGCCTACGTGGACGAGCAGACGCCCGATCAGATGCGCGCCAACCGCGGCGACTTCAACACGCCGGGCACGGCCAGCCCCTTCCGCGACCGCACGCCCGAAGAGAACCTGGCGCGCTTTCGCGAGATGCGCGACGGCAAGCACGCCGACGGCGCGATGGTGCTGCGCGCGCGCATCGACATGTCCTCGCCCAACATCAACCTGCGCGACCCGGCCATCTACCGCATCAAGCACGCCGAGCACCACAACACCGGCAACCGCTGGTGCATCTACCCGATGTACACCTTCGCGCACCCGATCGAGGATGCGCTGGAGCAGATCACCCACAGCATCTGCACGCTGGAGTTCGAGGACCAGCGGCCGTTCTACGACTGGCTGCTCGACACGCTGGCGAATCTGGGGCTGCTCGCGCAGCCGCGGCCGCACCAGTACGAGTTCGCGCGGCTGAACGTCACCTACGTCATTACCAGCAAGCGCAAGCTCAAGCAATTGGTCGACGAGAAGATCGTCGACGGCTGGGATGACCCGCGCATGCCCACGATCGTGGGCCTGCGCCGGCGCGGCTATACGCCGGAAGCGATCCGCCTGATGTGCGAGCGTGCCGGCACCAGCAAGGCCGGCGGCTGGACCGACTATGCGAGCCTGGACATCGCGCTGCGCGATGACCTGGAGGGCAAGGCAGCGCGTGCCATGGCCGTGCTCGACCCGATCCGGCTGACGCTGAGCAACTGGAGCGAAGTGTTCGGAGCGGCACCCAGCGAAGCCTGCCTGGCACCGGCGCATCCGCAGCGGCCCGAACTCGGCGAGCGGCGGTTCGGCCTCGGCCCGCAGGTATGGATCGAACGTGACGACTTCGCCGAGGTGCCCCCGAAAGGTTTCTTCCGCCTGTTCCCCGGCAACAAGGTGCGCCTCAAGTACGGCGTGGTGGTCGAGTGCACCGGCTGCGTGAAGAACGACTCCGGCGAAATCGTCGAAGTGCTCGCCGCCGTGGTGCCCGACACGCGCAGCGGCACGCCGGGCGCCGACAAGGTGAAGGTCAAGGGCACCATCACCTGGGTCGGCGTGCACGATGCCGCGCCGGTGGAACTGCGCCTGTACGACCGACTCTTCACCGAACCGCAACCCGACGCCGGCGGGCGAGACTTCAAGGCCAGCCTGAATCCGGCGAGCAAGCGTGTCGTGCGCGGTGTCGTCGAGCCGTCACTCGCCGGTCTGGCCGCCGACACGCGGGTTCAGTTCGAGCGGCACGGCTACTTCGTGACCGACCGCGTGGATCATCGCGCCGACACACCGGTGTTCAACCGCATCACCGGTCTGAAGGACACCTGGGCCAAGTGA
- a CDS encoding LytTR family DNA-binding domain-containing protein, with translation MNAPTALIAEDEALLAAHLQAELARLWPDLRVVANVSHGAAAVEQSLALRPDIVFLDIRMPGMDGLEAAQAIGEDWPEGEAPPLLVFVTAYDQYALQAFEQAAVDYVLKPVQPERLAQTCARLRAALEFRSEPQGGAAVESALSQLRALLGAPGLGGAAASTAARLNVIQAGVGAAIHMVPVQEVLYFEAADKYVRVITAEREHLIRTSLRELLPQLDPDRFWQVHRGTVVRADAIASALRDESGKLTLTLRGHGDKLTVSRLYAHRFKPM, from the coding sequence ATGAACGCACCGACCGCCCTGATTGCCGAGGACGAAGCCTTGCTCGCCGCCCACCTGCAGGCGGAACTGGCGCGCCTGTGGCCCGACCTGCGGGTCGTCGCCAACGTGTCCCACGGCGCGGCGGCCGTCGAACAGTCGCTGGCGCTGCGGCCCGACATCGTGTTCCTCGACATCCGCATGCCCGGCATGGACGGGCTGGAGGCGGCGCAGGCGATCGGCGAGGACTGGCCGGAGGGCGAGGCGCCGCCGCTGCTGGTGTTCGTCACCGCCTACGACCAGTACGCCCTGCAGGCCTTCGAACAGGCGGCTGTCGACTACGTGCTCAAGCCCGTGCAGCCCGAGCGGCTGGCGCAGACCTGCGCGCGGCTGCGTGCGGCGCTCGAGTTCCGCAGCGAGCCGCAGGGCGGTGCCGCCGTGGAGTCGGCGCTGTCGCAGCTCAGGGCGCTGCTCGGCGCGCCGGGTCTGGGGGGAGCCGCGGCCAGCACGGCCGCTCGCCTGAATGTCATCCAGGCCGGTGTCGGCGCGGCGATCCACATGGTGCCGGTGCAGGAAGTGCTGTACTTCGAGGCCGCCGACAAGTACGTGCGGGTCATCACGGCCGAACGCGAGCACTTGATCCGCACTTCGCTGCGCGAACTGCTGCCGCAACTGGACCCCGACCGCTTCTGGCAGGTGCACCGCGGCACCGTGGTGCGCGCCGATGCCATCGCCTCGGCACTGCGCGACGAGTCAGGCAAGCTGACCCTCACGCTGCGCGGCCACGGCGACAAGCTGACCGTCAGCCGGCTCTACGCGCACCGGTTCAAGCCGATGTGA
- a CDS encoding sensor histidine kinase, translating into MTSPAHTLAASPWRSFAWRGLKVLAIGIGIALLFALAQPHKLGVSMAYAVPITFGCWFFIDAGRMLTARWLQRRGPMAHPQWPGLPWMAGVLVLGTVLGYQTGHTIGNLITGLNAPGLLFEGPVRAISLVAFSLVPGVLATYFFYTRSRLATIAAQAQEAQRHAAQAQLRLLESQLEPHMLFNTLANLRVLIALDPPRAQAMLDQLIAFLRATLNASRAGQHALSAEFSRIADYLALMKVRMGERLQTQLALPDELASLPVPPLLLQPLVENSIRHGLEPKVEGGRIELEASREGDVLVLRVRDTGTGLSEPSADGTHFGLQQVRERLATLYGERAGLRLEAADDGRGGTLATIHLPITP; encoded by the coding sequence ATGACCTCCCCCGCGCACACCCTGGCCGCATCGCCCTGGCGCAGCTTCGCCTGGCGCGGGCTGAAGGTGCTGGCGATCGGCATCGGCATCGCACTGCTCTTCGCGTTGGCGCAGCCGCACAAGCTGGGTGTCTCGATGGCCTATGCGGTGCCGATCACCTTCGGCTGCTGGTTCTTCATCGATGCCGGCCGGATGCTCACGGCGCGCTGGCTGCAGCGCCGCGGGCCCATGGCGCACCCTCAGTGGCCGGGCTTGCCGTGGATGGCGGGAGTGCTGGTGCTCGGCACGGTGCTCGGCTACCAGACCGGCCACACGATCGGCAATCTGATCACCGGCCTGAACGCCCCCGGGCTGCTGTTCGAAGGGCCGGTGCGTGCCATCTCGCTGGTGGCGTTCTCGCTCGTGCCCGGCGTGCTGGCCACTTACTTCTTCTACACGCGCAGCCGGCTCGCCACCATCGCGGCGCAGGCGCAGGAAGCGCAGCGCCATGCAGCCCAGGCGCAGCTGCGACTGCTGGAATCGCAGCTCGAGCCTCACATGCTCTTCAACACGCTGGCCAACCTGCGCGTGCTGATCGCGCTGGACCCGCCGCGCGCGCAGGCCATGCTCGACCAGCTGATCGCCTTCCTGAGGGCCACGCTGAATGCCTCGCGCGCCGGGCAGCATGCGCTGTCGGCCGAGTTCTCGCGGATCGCCGACTACCTGGCGCTGATGAAGGTGCGCATGGGTGAGCGGCTGCAGACGCAGTTGGCGTTGCCCGACGAACTCGCCAGCCTGCCGGTGCCACCGCTGTTGCTGCAGCCGCTGGTGGAGAACAGCATCCGCCACGGTCTGGAGCCGAAGGTCGAGGGTGGGCGGATCGAGCTGGAGGCCTCGCGCGAAGGCGATGTGCTCGTGCTGCGAGTGCGCGACACCGGCACGGGCCTGTCCGAACCGTCCGCCGACGGCACGCACTTCGGCCTGCAGCAGGTTCGCGAGCGCCTGGCCACCCTGTACGGCGAGCGCGCCGGCCTGCGACTGGAAGCCGCCGACGACGGCCGAGGCGGCACTCTCGCCACGATCCACCTGCCCATCACGCCATGA
- a CDS encoding DUF1499 domain-containing protein: protein MAILKTTLLVIVLLALAVGLAAQLGLLRGRLPGDLGARDGRLKPPSTTPNSVSSQAALYPDNPQRAYAAIAPFNATDGGPQTLERIRRICEGMQGAKVAKSDPGYLHVQFETRWMKFVDDTEFWFDPRAGVIHVRSASRMGRKDFGVNRARVEAIRARLEAG, encoded by the coding sequence ATGGCCATTCTCAAGACGACGCTCCTCGTCATCGTGCTGCTGGCGCTGGCCGTGGGCCTCGCGGCGCAACTCGGCCTGCTGCGCGGGCGCTTGCCGGGCGACCTCGGCGCGCGTGACGGCCGCCTCAAGCCGCCATCGACGACGCCGAACAGCGTGAGCAGCCAGGCCGCGCTCTATCCCGACAATCCCCAGCGGGCCTATGCCGCCATCGCGCCTTTCAATGCCACCGACGGAGGGCCGCAGACGCTGGAGCGCATCCGGCGCATCTGCGAGGGCATGCAAGGCGCCAAGGTGGCCAAGAGCGACCCCGGCTACCTGCACGTGCAGTTCGAGACCCGCTGGATGAAGTTCGTCGACGACACCGAGTTCTGGTTCGACCCGCGCGCCGGCGTGATCCACGTGCGCTCGGCGTCGCGCATGGGGCGCAAGGACTTCGGCGTCAACCGCGCGCGCGTCGAGGCCATCCGCGCGCGGCTCGAGGCGGGCTGA
- a CDS encoding M14 family metallopeptidase has protein sequence MPAPTEAPALAARFPDPPVRYATPAFATGRQAFTSSAEMQSMLRELARETPPPTRVQLLSPGQSQSGQPIEAMLLTRLGDAASAALRSTARPTVMLIGQQHGDEPAGSEALLVLARQLAQGPLAPLLDRLNVLIVPRANPDGAQAGRRATASGLDANRDHLLLRTPEAQAIAALMRDYEPMVVADAHEYPAAGLYLDKFGAVARADVLLQYATAGNVHEFVTRAAEEWFRQPLLASLQREGLSSDWYHTLASAADDRRVAMGGTRPDMGRNVSGLRHAVSLLIESRGVGLGRAHFARRVHTQVVAMTSVLQSAAARADDLVKLRRFVDSEVSRLACQGEVVVEAAATPSEYPLRLLDPQTGADRSVSVAWDSALQLQVLKSRARPCGYWLAAGEREAMLRLRALGLSVQRVDANGVVRGETYRETSRATVPASDGPPSAADGGGVVLVQVEAVPALVDVAPGSWYVPLDQPLAYLAVAALEPDTPSSYVAGGVVSRVDNVARVLARPAFKVSAVP, from the coding sequence GTGCCGGCCCCCACGGAAGCCCCGGCACTGGCCGCGCGCTTCCCGGACCCGCCGGTGCGCTACGCCACTCCCGCGTTCGCGACCGGCCGGCAGGCCTTCACGAGCAGCGCCGAAATGCAGTCGATGCTGCGCGAGCTCGCCCGCGAGACACCGCCACCGACCCGCGTGCAACTGCTCTCGCCGGGCCAGTCGCAGAGCGGCCAGCCGATCGAGGCGATGCTGCTCACGCGCCTGGGCGATGCCGCCAGCGCTGCCCTGCGCAGCACCGCCCGGCCGACGGTGATGCTGATCGGCCAGCAGCATGGCGACGAGCCGGCCGGCAGCGAAGCCCTGCTGGTGCTGGCCCGGCAGCTGGCGCAGGGCCCTCTCGCGCCGCTGCTCGATCGCCTCAACGTGCTGATCGTGCCGCGCGCCAACCCCGACGGCGCGCAGGCGGGCCGGCGCGCCACCGCCAGCGGCCTGGACGCCAATCGCGACCACCTGCTGCTGCGCACGCCCGAGGCGCAGGCGATCGCCGCCCTGATGCGCGACTACGAGCCGATGGTCGTCGCCGATGCGCACGAATACCCGGCGGCGGGCCTGTACCTCGACAAGTTCGGTGCCGTCGCGCGGGCCGATGTGCTGCTGCAGTACGCCACTGCCGGCAACGTCCACGAGTTCGTGACCCGGGCGGCCGAAGAGTGGTTCCGCCAGCCTCTGCTGGCCAGCCTGCAGCGCGAGGGGCTGAGCAGCGACTGGTACCACACGCTGGCGTCCGCTGCCGACGATCGCCGCGTGGCCATGGGCGGCACGCGCCCCGACATGGGCCGCAACGTGAGCGGCCTGCGCCATGCGGTGAGCCTGCTGATCGAGTCGCGCGGTGTCGGCCTCGGCAGGGCGCATTTCGCGCGCCGCGTGCACACACAGGTGGTGGCGATGACGAGCGTGCTGCAGAGTGCCGCCGCGCGTGCCGACGATCTCGTCAAGCTGCGCCGCTTCGTCGACAGCGAGGTCAGCCGGCTGGCCTGCCAGGGCGAGGTCGTCGTCGAGGCAGCCGCCACGCCCAGCGAATACCCGCTGCGCCTGCTCGACCCGCAGACCGGTGCCGACAGGTCGGTCTCGGTCGCCTGGGATTCGGCGCTGCAGCTGCAGGTGCTGAAGTCGCGCGCGCGTCCCTGCGGCTACTGGCTGGCGGCCGGCGAGCGCGAGGCCATGCTGCGCCTGCGCGCGCTCGGGCTATCGGTGCAGCGCGTCGATGCCAACGGCGTCGTGCGCGGCGAGACCTACCGCGAGACTTCGCGTGCCACTGTGCCGGCCTCGGACGGCCCGCCGAGTGCGGCCGACGGCGGCGGCGTCGTGCTGGTGCAGGTGGAGGCCGTGCCGGCGCTGGTCGACGTGGCGCCGGGCAGCTGGTATGTGCCGCTGGACCAGCCGCTGGCCTACCTGGCCGTGGCGGCGCTGGAGCCTGACACGCCGAGCAGCTATGTCGCCGGTGGCGTGGTGAGCCGCGTCGACAATGTGGCGCGCGTCCTGGCCCGGCCCGCCTTCAAGGTCTCCGCGGTGCCGTGA